The Agromyces mangrovi genome contains a region encoding:
- a CDS encoding siderophore-interacting protein → MPTRLTVTGSTWVTLDVRRLYFHSDDLSAFAESRFTDRYVKLVFPKPGVPLPEPLHLRALRGTVPPEELPDVRTYTALFPDVTAGTLAIDFVIHGDEGVAGPWAAAAEPGDTLLVNGPGGAYAPDPDADWHLLVGDESAMPAIMAAIDVLPADAVARIVLLVDAADGEPALDLPAGATVTYVHRESSAATHDADGASEPDADASGGGPLLAAVRDLDWPDGRVQAFVHGEAGETMHSLRPYLMRERGLTRDQVSISGYWRRGRTEDGFRKWKAELAEAEGEPPRGGGRPGGGRPGGGRPGGPRVPVGN, encoded by the coding sequence GTGCCGACTCGCCTGACCGTCACCGGCAGCACCTGGGTGACGCTCGACGTGCGTCGCCTGTACTTCCACAGCGACGACCTGTCGGCCTTCGCCGAGAGCCGCTTCACCGACCGCTACGTGAAGCTCGTCTTCCCGAAGCCGGGCGTGCCGCTGCCCGAACCGCTCCACCTGCGCGCGCTGCGCGGCACCGTGCCGCCCGAGGAACTGCCCGACGTGCGCACGTACACGGCGCTCTTCCCCGACGTGACCGCGGGCACGCTCGCCATCGACTTCGTGATCCACGGCGACGAGGGCGTCGCCGGCCCGTGGGCGGCGGCCGCCGAGCCCGGCGACACGCTGCTCGTGAACGGCCCCGGCGGCGCGTACGCGCCCGACCCCGACGCCGACTGGCACCTGCTCGTCGGCGACGAGTCGGCGATGCCGGCGATCATGGCGGCAATCGACGTGCTGCCCGCAGATGCGGTCGCGCGCATCGTGCTGCTGGTCGATGCGGCCGACGGCGAGCCGGCCCTCGACCTCCCGGCAGGCGCGACGGTCACGTACGTGCACCGCGAGTCGTCGGCGGCCACCCACGACGCCGACGGCGCGAGCGAGCCCGATGCCGACGCGTCCGGCGGCGGCCCGCTCCTCGCGGCCGTGCGCGACCTCGACTGGCCCGACGGTCGCGTCCAGGCGTTCGTGCACGGCGAGGCGGGCGAGACGATGCACAGCCTGCGCCCGTACCTCATGCGCGAGCGCGGCCTCACCCGCGACCAGGTCTCGATCTCGGGGTACTGGCGGCGGGGTCGCACCGAGGACGGGTTCCGGAAGTGGAAGGCCGAGCTCGCGGAAGCCGAGGGCGAGCCGCCGCGCGGCGGTGGTCGACCCGGCGGCGGTCGACCCGGCGGCGGGCGACCCGGCGGCCCGCGCGTGCCGGTCGGCAACTAG
- a CDS encoding glycoside hydrolase family 2 TIM barrel-domain containing protein translates to MSATPTLQDRDLNDGWTLSHVDGRVETVDLPHDAMLGEPRSAEVRNGTRTGWFPGGRYQYARDIEIAEHELGAYVAVRFEGVYHRSVVSVNGRELARHAYGYDEFEVDLSEVVVVGRNRIEVAVDTSREPNSRWYTGSGIYRPVTLVVRDRRRITDLRVTTRSLTPPTVAVEASAPDDATVHIFDGAELLAEGPLGEFTLDGAGLWSAESPRLYRAEVHTSADRVETSFGIRTIDVSGSGGFRVNGVETKLRGACIHHDNGILGARAYADAEARKVRILKESGYNAIRSAHNPCSRALLDACDRYGMYVIDEAFDGWYTPKSHHDFSREFRDEHVGVLESLVAKDRNHPSVVMYSIGNEVTEPAEPDGVALAGEMADRVRALDPTRPVTCGVNLMLIGFDMGAKEDGPYDPDGHATGKDPHDQSAGLEKASGSTLYNLLVGRIGTIMSLAVKGRRMGRKIEGLAAHLDVVGYNYAEARYDADAKRYPERVVVGSETMAARLPFNWARVQRHTQVIGDFVWTGWDYLGEIGLGYWRYPSESGLQVAYGGGTIDLIGNRDAQNHYQQVVWGIRTEPWIGVRPLTHAGERVVRSPWRMTDAVGSWTWPGCEGARAEMEVYADARVVRLELDGRPIGRSRVRNRIARFRTAYRPGRLEAIAEDRRGRVVGRTTLSTAGEARLHARPDTIALRPNGQDLSFVEIALADDAGTVHAAGDREVTVEIEGDAVALAAVGSANPRPATLYGGPATTTWYGRALAVLRAGHRPGEATVTVRAEGLDDVSFRVTVEPVGEPAPAASVVPAPAARFAG, encoded by the coding sequence ATGAGTGCGACACCCACGCTGCAGGACCGCGACCTCAACGACGGGTGGACCCTCTCGCACGTCGACGGGCGCGTCGAGACCGTCGACCTGCCCCACGACGCGATGTTGGGCGAACCGCGCTCGGCCGAGGTCCGGAACGGCACCCGCACCGGCTGGTTCCCCGGCGGCCGCTACCAGTACGCGCGAGACATCGAGATCGCGGAGCACGAGCTCGGCGCATACGTCGCGGTGCGGTTCGAGGGCGTCTACCATCGCTCGGTGGTCTCGGTGAACGGCCGCGAGCTCGCCCGGCACGCGTACGGGTACGACGAGTTCGAGGTCGACCTGTCGGAGGTCGTCGTGGTCGGTCGCAACCGGATCGAGGTCGCGGTCGACACCTCCCGCGAGCCGAACTCGCGCTGGTACACGGGCTCGGGCATCTATCGGCCCGTGACGCTCGTCGTGCGCGACCGCCGACGCATCACGGACCTGCGGGTGACCACGCGATCGCTCACCCCGCCGACCGTCGCAGTCGAGGCATCCGCCCCCGACGACGCCACGGTGCACATCTTCGACGGAGCGGAACTGCTCGCCGAGGGACCGCTCGGCGAGTTCACCCTCGACGGTGCGGGGCTCTGGAGCGCGGAGTCGCCCCGGCTCTACCGGGCGGAGGTGCACACGTCCGCCGACCGGGTCGAGACGAGTTTCGGCATCCGTACGATCGACGTGTCGGGCAGCGGCGGCTTCCGCGTCAACGGCGTCGAGACGAAGCTCCGCGGCGCCTGCATCCACCATGACAACGGCATCCTCGGCGCGCGCGCGTACGCCGACGCCGAGGCCCGCAAGGTGCGGATCCTGAAGGAGTCCGGGTACAACGCCATCCGCTCCGCGCACAACCCGTGCTCGCGTGCGCTGCTGGACGCCTGCGATCGGTACGGCATGTACGTGATCGACGAGGCGTTCGACGGCTGGTACACGCCCAAGAGCCACCACGACTTCTCCCGCGAGTTCCGGGACGAGCACGTCGGCGTGCTCGAGTCGCTGGTCGCGAAGGACCGCAACCACCCCTCGGTCGTCATGTACTCCATCGGCAACGAGGTGACCGAGCCGGCGGAACCCGACGGCGTGGCGCTCGCAGGGGAGATGGCGGACCGGGTGCGCGCTCTCGACCCGACCCGACCCGTCACCTGCGGCGTGAACCTCATGCTGATCGGGTTCGACATGGGCGCGAAGGAGGACGGTCCCTACGATCCGGACGGGCACGCCACCGGGAAGGACCCGCACGACCAGTCGGCGGGCCTCGAGAAGGCGTCGGGTTCGACCCTGTACAACCTGCTCGTCGGCCGGATCGGGACGATCATGAGCCTCGCCGTGAAGGGCCGGCGCATGGGGCGCAAGATCGAGGGGCTCGCCGCCCACCTCGACGTGGTGGGCTACAACTACGCCGAGGCGCGCTACGACGCGGACGCGAAGCGCTACCCCGAGCGCGTGGTCGTCGGATCGGAGACCATGGCCGCCCGGCTCCCGTTCAACTGGGCTCGGGTGCAGCGCCACACCCAGGTCATCGGCGACTTCGTCTGGACCGGGTGGGACTACCTCGGCGAGATCGGCCTCGGCTACTGGCGGTACCCGTCCGAGTCGGGACTCCAGGTCGCCTATGGCGGGGGCACCATCGACCTGATCGGCAACCGCGACGCCCAGAACCACTACCAGCAGGTCGTCTGGGGCATCCGGACCGAACCGTGGATCGGGGTGCGCCCGCTCACCCACGCAGGCGAACGGGTCGTGCGGAGCCCCTGGCGGATGACCGACGCCGTCGGGTCCTGGACCTGGCCGGGGTGCGAGGGGGCGCGGGCCGAGATGGAGGTCTACGCAGACGCGCGCGTCGTGCGCCTGGAACTCGACGGCCGCCCGATCGGCCGGTCGCGGGTGCGCAACCGCATCGCCCGCTTCCGCACCGCGTACCGCCCCGGCAGGCTCGAGGCGATCGCCGAGGACCGGCGCGGCCGCGTGGTCGGGCGCACGACGCTGTCCACCGCGGGGGAGGCACGGCTGCACGCGCGGCCCGACACCATCGCCCTCCGCCCGAACGGCCAGGACCTGAGCTTCGTCGAGATCGCGCTCGCCGACGACGCGGGAACGGTCCACGCCGCCGGCGACCGCGAGGTGACCGTCGAGATCGAGGGCGATGCCGTGGCCCTGGCCGCGGTCGGGTCCGCGAACCCGCGCCCCGCGACGCTCTACGGCGGTCCCGCCACGACCACCTGGTACGGGCGCGCGCTCGCCGTCCTGCGCGCCGGTCACCGCCCCGGTGAGGCCACGGTCACCGTGCGCGCCGAGGGCCTGGATGACGTGTCGTTCCGGGTCACCGTCGAGCCCGTGGGCGAGCCCGCCCCTGCAGCATCCGTCGTCCCTGCGCCCGCCGCACGGTTCGCAGGCTGA
- the ligD gene encoding non-homologous end-joining DNA ligase → MASPARKQELLEVAGHEVRVSSPDRVVFHDAGLTKLDLVRYYVAVADGALRGVRDRPMVLKRFVKGIDREAFFQKRVPEHRPDFVGSATLHYASGTSAEEAVVTDAAGLAWVVNLGCVDLNPHPVRATDLDHPDELRVDLDPMPGVDWRQIVDVAMLANEVLAEHGLIGWPKTSGSRGMHVYARIGPRHDFHEVRLAAEALAREIADRAPGLATARWWKEERGESVFVDFNQNAKDRTVASAYSVRPTADARVSTPLDWSEVPGSRPEAFTVPTVLERFADRGDPWAGIDDAAGSLGPLLELAERLGPAEKPPRRGDGSGRRASTMPLVEIARAKTKEEARDGLERWKARHAGVVAQLHPADVLVDGMRGSSSLWYRIRVNLQHVPEAERPEQEPLEVDYDPWAGRRPDDP, encoded by the coding sequence GTGGCCTCCCCGGCGAGGAAGCAGGAACTGCTCGAGGTCGCGGGCCATGAGGTGCGCGTCTCGAGTCCCGATCGCGTCGTCTTCCACGACGCCGGGCTGACCAAGCTCGACCTCGTGCGCTACTACGTCGCGGTCGCCGACGGCGCGCTCCGCGGCGTGCGCGACCGCCCGATGGTGCTCAAGCGCTTCGTGAAGGGCATCGACCGCGAGGCGTTCTTCCAGAAGCGCGTGCCCGAGCATCGCCCCGACTTCGTCGGCTCGGCGACGCTGCACTACGCCTCGGGCACGTCGGCCGAGGAAGCCGTGGTGACGGATGCCGCGGGGCTCGCGTGGGTCGTGAACCTGGGGTGCGTCGACCTCAACCCGCATCCGGTGCGTGCGACCGACCTCGACCACCCCGACGAGCTGCGCGTCGACCTCGACCCGATGCCCGGGGTCGACTGGCGGCAGATCGTCGACGTCGCGATGCTCGCCAACGAGGTCCTCGCCGAGCACGGCCTCATCGGGTGGCCGAAGACGTCGGGCTCGCGCGGCATGCACGTCTACGCCCGCATCGGGCCGCGGCACGACTTCCACGAGGTGCGGCTCGCCGCCGAGGCGCTCGCCCGCGAGATCGCCGACCGCGCACCGGGCCTCGCGACCGCCCGCTGGTGGAAGGAGGAGCGCGGCGAGAGCGTGTTCGTCGATTTCAACCAGAACGCGAAGGATCGCACGGTCGCGTCGGCGTACTCAGTGCGGCCGACGGCGGATGCCCGTGTCTCGACGCCGCTCGACTGGAGCGAGGTCCCGGGCTCGCGTCCGGAGGCGTTCACCGTGCCGACCGTGCTCGAGCGGTTCGCCGACCGCGGCGACCCGTGGGCGGGCATCGACGACGCGGCGGGCAGCCTCGGCCCGCTGCTCGAGCTCGCCGAGCGCCTCGGCCCGGCCGAGAAGCCGCCCCGCCGCGGCGACGGTTCGGGTCGGCGCGCCTCAACCATGCCGCTCGTCGAGATCGCCCGGGCGAAGACGAAGGAGGAGGCCCGCGACGGGCTCGAGCGGTGGAAGGCGCGGCACGCGGGCGTGGTCGCCCAGCTGCATCCGGCCGATGTGCTCGTCGACGGCATGCGGGGGTCGAGTTCGCTCTGGTACCGCATCCGCGTCAACCTCCAGCACGTCCCGGAGGCCGAGCGGCCCGAGCAGGAGCCGCTCGAGGTCGACTACGACCCATGGGCCGGGCGCCGCCCCGACGACCCGTGA
- a CDS encoding glycoside hydrolase family 3 N-terminal domain-containing protein: MVEAAVAAGGAGSVLFVKEPGLANRLQRLAVEESRLGIPLMFGFDVIHGLRTVFPVPVALAASWDPETIERSQAVAAREARAAGIQWTFAPMVDVTRDARWGRIIEGAGEDPYLGSAVAAAQVRGFQGDLGPDRVLAGPKHLAGYGASQGGRDYDEAEISDSELRNVYLPPFRAAVDAGAGTVMSAYMDLNGVPASGNRWLLTEVLRDELGFDGFVVSDANAVKSLETQHFAASPTDAAVRAVSAGLDMEMCMFDPAFRTLPQAVADGLVDEEVIDRAVRRVLAAKFRLGLFEQPYVDEGAADALLGAPAHRAAAREAAERSVVLLKNDGALPLEASALGSIAVIGQLADSKRDTLGPWVFDHVTDDAVTVLEGVRSRVGDDVRVVHAPGAGIPGRMFPSMFDRMDPTVEHTPDDHDDEAEIARAVALAEASDLALVVVGERQNQVGENASRATLDLPGRQLEQLQRIAATGTPVVLVVMSGRPLDLRWADEELPAIVQAWYPGTSGGDAVAAVLFGDVSPAGRLPFTWPRHVGHVPMHYAHLRTFDPEQQGRRYWEEPSTPLYPFGHGLGYATFAYSGLRLDRERIRVGEQVQVRVDVTNESGRDADEVVQLYVHQRHGRASRPVRELKGFRRIRLAAGETRTVGFDLGPDELRYWSASDRDWVQDATTVDVWVGGDSTADLATAFTVTEGADR; encoded by the coding sequence ATGGTCGAGGCGGCCGTCGCGGCCGGCGGCGCGGGGTCGGTGCTGTTCGTCAAGGAGCCGGGTCTCGCCAACCGGCTCCAGCGGCTCGCGGTCGAGGAGAGCCGTCTCGGGATCCCGCTCATGTTCGGGTTCGACGTGATCCACGGGCTGCGGACCGTGTTTCCCGTGCCCGTCGCTCTCGCGGCGTCGTGGGATCCCGAGACGATCGAGCGCTCCCAGGCGGTCGCGGCACGCGAGGCCCGGGCCGCGGGCATCCAGTGGACGTTCGCGCCGATGGTCGACGTCACGCGGGACGCGCGCTGGGGCCGCATCATCGAGGGCGCCGGCGAGGACCCGTACCTCGGCTCCGCCGTCGCCGCGGCGCAGGTGCGCGGGTTCCAGGGCGACCTCGGACCCGACCGCGTGCTCGCCGGGCCCAAGCACCTCGCGGGCTACGGCGCATCCCAGGGCGGGCGCGACTACGACGAGGCCGAGATCTCCGACTCGGAGCTGCGCAACGTATACCTCCCGCCGTTCCGGGCGGCGGTGGATGCGGGCGCCGGCACCGTGATGAGCGCGTACATGGACCTGAACGGCGTGCCGGCCAGCGGCAACCGCTGGCTGCTCACCGAAGTCCTCCGCGACGAGCTCGGCTTCGACGGGTTCGTGGTGTCCGACGCGAACGCGGTGAAGTCGCTCGAGACGCAGCACTTCGCCGCCTCGCCGACGGATGCCGCGGTCCGTGCCGTCTCGGCGGGACTCGACATGGAGATGTGCATGTTCGACCCGGCGTTCCGCACCCTGCCGCAGGCGGTCGCCGACGGCCTCGTCGACGAGGAGGTCATCGACCGGGCCGTGCGACGGGTGCTCGCCGCGAAGTTCCGGCTCGGCCTCTTCGAGCAGCCGTACGTCGACGAGGGTGCGGCGGATGCGCTGCTCGGCGCGCCCGCGCACCGGGCGGCGGCCCGGGAGGCGGCGGAGCGCTCTGTCGTACTGCTGAAGAACGACGGGGCACTGCCGCTCGAGGCATCCGCCCTCGGCTCGATCGCCGTGATCGGGCAGCTGGCCGACAGCAAGCGGGACACGCTCGGACCGTGGGTGTTCGACCACGTCACCGACGATGCCGTCACCGTGCTGGAGGGCGTGCGCTCGCGCGTCGGTGACGACGTACGGGTCGTGCACGCGCCCGGGGCGGGCATCCCGGGGCGGATGTTCCCGTCGATGTTCGACCGGATGGACCCGACCGTCGAGCACACCCCGGACGACCACGACGACGAGGCCGAGATCGCCCGTGCGGTCGCGCTCGCCGAGGCATCCGACCTCGCCCTCGTGGTCGTCGGCGAACGGCAGAACCAGGTCGGCGAGAACGCATCGCGAGCCACGCTCGACCTGCCCGGCCGCCAGCTCGAGCAGCTCCAGCGCATCGCCGCCACCGGAACCCCGGTCGTGCTCGTCGTGATGTCGGGCCGGCCGCTCGACCTGCGCTGGGCCGACGAGGAACTGCCCGCGATCGTGCAGGCCTGGTACCCCGGCACGAGCGGCGGCGACGCGGTCGCGGCCGTGCTCTTCGGCGACGTCTCGCCTGCGGGGCGGCTGCCGTTCACCTGGCCGCGTCACGTCGGCCACGTGCCCATGCACTACGCGCACCTGCGCACCTTCGACCCCGAGCAGCAGGGCCGGCGGTACTGGGAGGAGCCGTCGACACCCCTGTACCCGTTCGGGCACGGCCTCGGGTATGCGACGTTCGCGTACTCGGGACTGCGGCTCGACCGCGAGCGGATCCGCGTGGGCGAGCAGGTGCAGGTGCGGGTGGATGTCACGAACGAATCCGGACGCGACGCCGACGAGGTCGTCCAGCTCTACGTGCACCAGCGGCACGGGCGAGCATCGCGGCCGGTGCGCGAGCTCAAGGGCTTCCGTCGCATCCGACTCGCCGCCGGCGAGACCCGCACGGTCGGGTTCGACCTCGGCCCCGACGAGCTCCGGTACTGGAGTGCGTCCGACCGCGACTGGGTGCAGGACGCCACGACCGTCGACGTCTGGGTCGGTGGCGACTCGACCGCGGACCTCGCCACCGCATTCACCGTCACCGAAGGAGCCGACCGATGA
- a CDS encoding TetR/AcrR family transcriptional regulator: MPTDGEGFAQGRKANRGPSAGPENRRALVAAAREVFAEQGLTAPLSAVARRAGVGQGSLYRHFPDRVALALAVFDENLDALEAVVAPPDSTLDDLIELVIAQAMVSTAIIELLRSQRHDERVAELGDRLHAVVATALDREHDAGRIGAHVTVDDVELAISMLAQVLPGTDAAERRAIATRAWALFHAAFAPRG, translated from the coding sequence ATGCCGACCGACGGGGAAGGGTTCGCCCAGGGCCGAAAGGCCAACCGCGGGCCGAGCGCTGGCCCGGAGAATCGGCGGGCCCTCGTCGCCGCCGCGCGCGAGGTGTTCGCCGAGCAGGGGCTGACCGCGCCGCTGTCGGCCGTGGCCCGCCGCGCCGGCGTCGGGCAGGGGAGCCTCTACCGGCACTTCCCCGACCGGGTGGCGCTCGCGCTCGCCGTGTTCGACGAGAACCTCGACGCGCTCGAGGCCGTCGTCGCCCCGCCCGACTCGACGCTCGACGACCTGATCGAGCTCGTCATCGCGCAGGCGATGGTGTCGACCGCGATCATCGAGCTGCTCCGGTCGCAGCGGCACGACGAGCGCGTCGCCGAGCTGGGGGACCGCCTGCACGCGGTCGTCGCGACCGCGCTCGACCGCGAGCACGACGCCGGCCGCATCGGCGCGCATGTCACGGTCGACGACGTCGAGCTCGCGATCAGCATGCTCGCCCAGGTGCTGCCGGGCACGGATGCCGCGGAGCGGCGCGCGATCGCGACGCGCGCGTGGGCCCTGTTCCACGCGGCCTTCGCGCCGCGCGGCTGA
- a CDS encoding family 1 glycosylhydrolase — MRARTGARVGWTIANQAFTATPGNEGKLVEVRHDWEDLYLDASAGDDFIGVQSYSTQQVDENGVVPHPEHPDNTLVGTAYRPDALGMAVRHAWERTGLPVLVTENGIATADDARRIAYTREALAGLADAMADGADVRGYLHWSALDNYEWGHWTPTFGLIAVDRETFVRTPKPSLAWLGGVARSHGAGLLEAASTA, encoded by the coding sequence GTGCGCGCCCGAACCGGCGCCCGGGTGGGCTGGACGATCGCCAACCAGGCGTTCACCGCCACGCCCGGCAACGAGGGGAAGCTCGTCGAGGTTCGCCACGACTGGGAGGACCTGTACCTCGACGCGTCGGCGGGCGACGACTTCATCGGCGTGCAGTCGTACTCGACGCAGCAGGTCGACGAGAACGGCGTCGTGCCGCACCCGGAGCACCCCGACAACACGCTGGTGGGCACCGCGTACCGGCCGGACGCCCTCGGCATGGCGGTGCGCCACGCGTGGGAGCGCACCGGCCTTCCGGTGCTCGTCACCGAGAACGGCATCGCCACCGCCGACGACGCGCGGCGCATCGCCTACACGCGCGAGGCGCTCGCAGGCTTGGCGGATGCCATGGCGGACGGCGCCGACGTGCGGGGATACCTGCACTGGTCGGCGCTCGACAACTACGAGTGGGGTCACTGGACGCCCACCTTCGGACTGATCGCGGTCGATCGCGAGACGTTCGTGCGCACGCCGAAGCCGAGCCTCGCCTGGCTCGGCGGTGTGGCGCGGTCGCACGGGGCCGGCCTCCTCGAGGCGGCGTCCACGGCATGA
- a CDS encoding MFS transporter — translation MTDHTTPGADPGAAGATVVDVAPPPTTPTKADGALPRAFSLRFSTRGISLAVDVIVMMQLTFYATDIVGLPAALVGGIFLAAKLFDGFTDLFVGFVIDRTKSRWGKARPYELFIIPAWLLTVAIFSTPDMDTFWQAAYLFVMYALIQSVCHTVLNGSEGVYLKRSLKGEVRYAKVLARQGVFIILVAGVASVILPMLMATWGTEPGGWTRIALVYAVPMMILGLVRFFTVKELPEDEVDAATEQRVSVKDALKALVRNKYIFIIAAMVLLSNIIANMNTIVGAYFFKYVLGDLALLSIVALAGLIMPVIYLLFPLAVRTIGAVNFLRVGLALAMVGFALVAFFPTSLVAVAAGQLLGSFTSIVTLLVGFFVIQAMRYGEWKTGRRIDAVTNSVTSFTSKIGSGLASAGVGLMMGIVGYNGLAASQTAEAEGMIVGLYSWVPFVLTAGMLAISFTYKLDRHTGAIETDLAAGIHADTSELKL, via the coding sequence ATGACCGACCACACCACCCCCGGCGCCGACCCGGGCGCCGCCGGCGCCACCGTCGTCGACGTCGCACCGCCGCCCACGACACCGACGAAGGCGGACGGCGCGCTGCCCAGGGCCTTCTCACTGCGATTCTCGACGCGCGGCATCTCGCTCGCGGTCGACGTGATCGTGATGATGCAGCTCACGTTCTACGCCACCGACATCGTGGGACTGCCGGCGGCGCTCGTCGGAGGCATCTTCCTCGCGGCGAAGCTCTTCGACGGGTTCACCGACCTGTTCGTGGGATTCGTGATCGACCGCACCAAGAGCCGCTGGGGCAAGGCGCGCCCGTACGAGCTGTTCATCATCCCGGCGTGGCTGCTGACGGTGGCGATCTTCTCCACGCCGGACATGGACACGTTCTGGCAGGCCGCGTACCTGTTCGTCATGTACGCGCTCATCCAGTCGGTGTGCCACACCGTGCTGAACGGATCGGAGGGCGTCTACCTCAAGCGCTCGCTGAAGGGTGAGGTGCGCTACGCCAAGGTGCTGGCGCGCCAGGGCGTGTTCATCATCCTGGTCGCCGGAGTCGCGAGTGTGATCCTGCCGATGCTCATGGCCACGTGGGGGACGGAGCCGGGCGGCTGGACCCGCATCGCGCTCGTCTACGCGGTGCCCATGATGATCCTCGGCCTGGTGCGCTTCTTCACGGTGAAGGAGCTGCCCGAGGACGAAGTCGACGCCGCGACCGAGCAGCGCGTGAGCGTGAAGGATGCCCTGAAGGCGCTGGTACGCAACAAGTACATCTTCATCATCGCGGCGATGGTGCTGCTCTCGAACATCATCGCCAACATGAACACGATCGTGGGGGCGTACTTCTTCAAGTACGTCCTCGGCGACCTCGCCCTGCTCTCGATCGTCGCGCTCGCCGGGCTCATCATGCCGGTGATCTACCTGCTCTTCCCGTTGGCAGTACGCACCATCGGCGCCGTGAACTTCCTGCGCGTCGGACTCGCCCTGGCGATGGTCGGCTTCGCGCTCGTCGCGTTCTTCCCGACCTCCCTCGTGGCGGTCGCGGCGGGACAGCTGCTCGGCTCGTTCACGTCCATCGTGACGCTGCTGGTCGGGTTCTTCGTGATCCAGGCCATGAGGTACGGCGAGTGGAAGACCGGGCGACGCATCGACGCCGTGACGAACTCGGTGACCAGCTTCACCTCCAAGATCGGGTCGGGCCTCGCATCGGCGGGCGTGGGCCTCATGATGGGCATCGTCGGCTACAACGGTCTCGCCGCCTCCCAGACCGCGGAGGCAGAGGGGATGATCGTCGGCCTCTACTCCTGGGTGCCGTTCGTCCTCACCGCGGGGATGCTGGCCATCTCGTTCACCTACAAGCTCGACCGCCACACCGGGGCGATTGAGACCGACCTGGCCGCCGGCATCCACGCCGACACCAGCGAGCTGAAGCTCTAG
- a CDS encoding Gfo/Idh/MocA family protein — protein MNAPSDPDPDAAPGAPVRIGVLGAARIVRSALLEPARGVDGVRVAAVAARDRSRAEAYAAERGIATVHGSYEALLADPDLDAVYVPLPAALHADWTLAAVAAGRHVLCEKPFTSNAAAAEHVAAVTAGSGRVVMEAYHSHFHPLYGRLREIIASGELGRVESARAGFCVPIPPGRDIRWNLALGGGGLLDVGTYAVRVLTELFGESPEVRDARAWLRDGVDRRLDATLAFDGGVTGEVVSSMWSRRLLAMSLEVRGDAGRMRVSFPYHPQMGTRIRVSGRSGRRVERTDRRSTYAFQLEAFRDAVRGTRPVETDASAAVAHLRTLDAIHAAAGMAPRP, from the coding sequence ATGAACGCCCCATCCGACCCCGATCCGGATGCCGCGCCGGGCGCGCCCGTGCGCATCGGCGTGCTCGGCGCGGCGCGCATCGTGAGGAGTGCGCTGCTCGAGCCCGCACGCGGGGTCGACGGCGTGCGGGTCGCCGCGGTCGCCGCACGTGATCGCTCGCGGGCCGAGGCGTACGCCGCCGAGCGCGGCATCGCGACCGTGCACGGGTCGTACGAGGCGCTGCTCGCCGATCCCGACCTCGATGCGGTCTACGTGCCGTTGCCGGCGGCGCTCCACGCGGACTGGACGCTCGCCGCGGTCGCCGCCGGCAGGCACGTGCTCTGCGAGAAGCCGTTCACGAGCAACGCGGCGGCGGCGGAGCACGTCGCCGCCGTCACCGCCGGTTCGGGTCGCGTGGTGATGGAGGCGTACCACTCGCACTTCCATCCGCTGTACGGGCGATTGCGGGAGATCATCGCATCGGGCGAGCTCGGACGCGTGGAGTCGGCGCGGGCGGGGTTCTGCGTCCCGATCCCGCCCGGTCGGGACATCCGCTGGAACCTCGCGCTCGGCGGGGGCGGCCTGCTCGACGTGGGCACCTACGCAGTGCGCGTGCTCACCGAGCTGTTCGGGGAGTCGCCCGAGGTGCGCGATGCCCGTGCCTGGCTCAGGGACGGCGTCGACCGGCGGCTCGACGCCACGCTCGCGTTCGACGGCGGCGTGACCGGAGAGGTCGTCTCGTCGATGTGGTCCCGGCGGCTCCTGGCGATGTCGCTCGAGGTGCGCGGGGACGCGGGCCGCATGCGCGTGAGCTTCCCCTACCACCCGCAGATGGGCACCCGCATCCGCGTCTCCGGCAGGTCGGGCCGTCGCGTCGAACGCACCGACCGGCGCTCGACCTACGCGTTCCAGCTCGAGGCGTTCCGCGACGCGGTGCGCGGCACGCGACCGGTGGAGACGGATGCCTCGGCGGCGGTCGCCCACCTGCGCACGCTCGACGCGATCCACGCGGCCGCGGGGATGGCGCCCCGCCCGTAG